GATTGAGAAACCAGGCAGAGGTCATAAAAGCCAATGAATTGATGATGATGAAAATGATCGCTGCCTTTGGTGATATCACACCGGAGGGAATTTCCCTGCTGGCAGTGCGCTTGTTTTTGAGATCAATCAGACGATCAGCCCAACGATTGAAAGCCATGGCAGCATTTCTTGCCGTGATCATACAAATTATAATCAGGAATAACTCCCTGTATTGGATGGTGCCAAAACCGTCATGGTGAAGTGCAATAAAAAAGCCCAGCATGGCAAAGGGCATGGCAAAAACGGTATGGCTGAACTTGACAAGCGATAAAAAGGAAGCAATTTTCATGGATAATCCATCAATAACGCTCTTGACCTCATTCGGTTGTTGCCTTAGGATTGATTTTGTACTGTCTTAAGTTGTCTGAACCTCCAGTATGAATAAATGACACTGTACAAGACCATGATAATCAACAAAACCATCATTGCAGGAAATCCATATTTGGCTTCCACAAATAATCCGATCAGGACCATCAGTGCACCACTTCCCATCCATACATATCCGCTCATATAGTGGGTATCTTTCCAGACCGTTTCATTTTCGAGGGTCCAGGGTGTGCGGATTCCAACAAAATAATTGGGCCTGATGGTCTTGAGATAATTTCCAAAGGCCAGCAGGAAAAGTCCTGTGATGATAATTAAAAGGGAGCTTCCAAAAAGACTGTCCTGATGAGCAGCAGAATAAACAATGGCCAGGTTGAGACCTACCACCAAACCAATTAATAATATCCGCAATTGCAGGTATTTATCCCCCATGAGGCTGATTTTTTTTCGCGGATCAATGGAAGGGATGATCAGCAGCAAGAGGTAGATAAACAGAGGCAAGCCGACACTTAGGTAAATGAGGTAATTTTTGTGCCCCCATTTGTCTGCTTCACCTTGAATATTCCAATGGGTGGGAACCCGATCAGGGATCTCAGCCCAAATGGTTTGCAGGTAAATGGCAGGAATAAGGCAGAGCGCCAACATCAAGACTTCTTTGGTCAAATTTGTTTTCATATCAGTTTTGTTTGTTTAGTTTAATAATCCAATGGAGCAAATCCTCCAAAACGCTGGTGTTTAAAGAATAGATCAGGTGTTGTCCCCTTCGCTCCATGCTAATCAGACCGGCGTTTTTCAGGAGGTCCAAATGATGGGAAACACTTGGTTTTGACATGTTGAATTGGTCCGCAATTTGTCCAGCGGACAATTCTCCGGATTTGAGCAAGTCCAGAATCTGTCTGCGCGTAGCATCGTTGAGGGCTTTGAACAAGAGATCCATCACTAACCACTTAAATATTTAGACAAATATCTAAATAACTTTTGAAATAGAAGAAATTATTTTTTAAACCCAGCCGATTTTGGTGCTTTCGGTCAGGATATCGAAGATTTAGGCGCTCTCAATGATTCTTTGGCTGAACTCAGGTGTCTGGAAATCAAACTTGGGGGATTTTGTCCATTCGAGGATTAAGGAGGGTCTTGATAAGTCTGGCTTATAATAAAAAAGCCGGTCTGAAACCGGCCTGGTACCCCGTAGGGGAATCGAACCCCTCTTACAAGAATGAAAATCTTGTGTCCTAACCGATAGACGAACGGGGCAGATTTTCAAAAAGAGCTGCAAATATAGCTGTTTTTCGGTTTGCACTAAACTTTTTGTTCGATTTTGAATTTTTTATCGGTACAATTGGTAGTCAATAAATTATGAAAAAAAGAATCGCAATAAATGGTTTCGGAAGAATAGGCAGATTGACCTATCGGGCGCTGAGGCATCATTCTCAGGTAGAATTGGTAGCCATCAATGATTTGACAGACACCCAGACCCTTTCTCATCTTTTAAAATACGATACTGCCCATCGCAGATCTAATTTTGAAGTGAGCCATGGATCTGATTTTATCATGGCTGGTGATCATAAAATACTCGCTTTTTCGCAAAAAGATCCTGCCTTATTGCCCTGGAAGGATTTGGGAATAGACATCGTTTTGGAATGCACAGGTATCTATCTGACGGCCGAAACTGCCGGAACTCATCTCCAATCCGGAGCCAAAAGAGTGATTCTTTCCGCACCTCCGAAAGATGATAGCATTCCGACCTATGTGCTGGGGGTCAATGAAAGACAGATGAATGCAAACCAACAGATCATTTCCAATGCCAGTTGTACCACCAATTGCCTGGCGCCTGTGGTAAAATTTGTGGACGAAACCTGGGGTTTGGAATTTGCCAACATGATCACCATTCACGCCTATACCCAGGATCAGAGATTGCAGGATGCTCCGCACAAAGATTTGAGAAGGGCCAGAGCGGCTGCACAGAATGTAATTCCAACGAGTACGGGTGCCAACAAAGCGGTGGCGGCAGTTTATCCTGCGATTGCCGGAAAGCTGATGGGCTCTTCGTATCGGGTGCCTGTGATCACAGGTTCTCTGATTGAATTGTTTTGTAAAATAAAATCGAACGCAGACACCGAGGCCATCAACGCTGCTTTTAAAGATGCTTCGGAAAACCATCTCAAAGGTATCTTGAGGTACAGTACTGACCCTCTGGTCTCAAGTGATATCATCGGAGATCCTCACAGCGCAGTGTTTGATGCGCCCCTGACGGAATACAAGGATGGCTGGCTTAAGCTCACGGCCTGGTACGACAATGAAAGTGGGTATTCTCACAGATTGGCAGATATGTGTACTTTGTTGGCGGGATTAATTTAAATCAGGATCAATGAAAGATTGGAATTTGAAATCAAAGAAAGTCATCATCCGTGTGGATTTTAATGTACCCATTGATGCGTCAGGAACCATCACAGATGACACCCGAATCGTAAAAGCACTTTCCACGATATTGACTTGTCTTGATCAAGGCGCAAGAGTCATACTGATGTCTCATTTGGGAAGACCTTTGAAATCATTGTTGCCGGATGGAAGCCTTGACAAGGCAAAGTTTTCACTTCGGCCGGTCGCAATAAAATTGGCTGAAATTTTAAATCATAAAGTTCATTTTGCAGAAGATTGCGGCGGAGAAAATACGCAAGCGAAGCTGCAAGCTATGACGGATGGAGAGTTGCTTCTTTTGGAAAATACAAGGTTTTACAAACAGGAAGAAAAAGGAGATCCCGCCTGGGCAGAATCTCTTTCCAAGCTGGCTGAGTACTATATCAACGATGCATTTGGATCTGCCCACCGAGAACACGCCACTACAGCCACCATCGCCCGGTATTTTGACAAACAACACAAGGCATTTGGCGAATTGATGAGAGCAGAGTTAGACAATGCGGCAAAAATTCTTGTAAATCCTCAAAGACCTTTGACCGCCATATTGGGAGGTGCCAAGGTGTCAGATAAAATTGAATTGATTTCGCATTTGATCGATTTGTGCGATCAGATTCTGATCGGTGGGGGAATGGCTTATACTTTTTTTGCAGCACAGGGTTATGAAATAGGAAAATCACTTTGCGAAGAAGACAAGAAAGATCTTGCAATGGAATTGATGTCAAAGGCCAAAGCAAAAGGTGTAAAATTGGTACTTCCTTTGGATTCTGTGGCTGCGGATCGATTTTCCAACGAGGCCAATATTGTGGTAACAAGCGACGTCAGCATTCCTGATCAATTCATGGGACTTGATATAGGCCCCCGCACAGAGAAGGTTTTCGGAGAATTTATTTTAGGATCGAAAACACTAATTTGGAATGGCCCTATGGGAGTTTTTGAAATGGAGAAGTTTGCGCATGGGACCGAGACCATTGCACAGAGCGTGGCAGAAGCTACCTACAAAGGTTGTTTTACCTTGGTGGGTGGTGGTGATTCTGTGGCAGCCATCACACAGTTTGGTCTGGAGGATGATGTATCTTTTGTGTCAACCGGTGGCGGTGCGATGTTGGAGTTGCTGGAAGGAAAGGAATTGCCAGGAGTAAGCGCCATGAATTCTTAAACGAATTGGTTTTTATTGTTTCATTGAAATGAGCAAAAATCAACTTCTAATTTCACATCCCTGGCACGGAATTGCTCATGCCTGGAATGGAAAAACCATTCAGGCTGTTATTGAAATTCCGAAATCCGAGCGCTGCAAATTTGAAATAGATAAAACATCCGGATTGCTTAGATTAGACAGGGTCTTGTCTGCTTCTTTTGAATATCCTGTCAATTACGGTTTTGTTCCACAAACTTTGGAAGAAGATGGAGATCCATTGGATATTTTGGTACTTTCAAAGTATTCTTTACCCTCCTTGTGTTTGGTCAATGTCAGGGTATTGGGAATACTTTTGATGAAAGACAGAGACAAATTGGATCACAAACTAATAGGTGTTGCTGACAAAGATGTAACTCAGGAACATCTGTTGTCTATAGACGATCTTTCGGTCCAGTTTAAAAATGAATTGTTGCATTTTTTTAAGGAATACACTGTGCTTGAAAATAAGAAAGTTGAGGTGGAAAAAATCGCAGATTTTGAAACGGCGGTTCAGCACATCGGTAAGTGCATTGATCTATATCGGACAAGCTTAGTCAAAGACCGGGATATTTCAGACCTGGGTTGAGCTTTTTTCCTTAATTTCGCTCAAATTTTTGGCATGAAGTCTATTACATTTTCTTTATTTATTATAATTTCTTCTAATATATTAGTTGCTCAAAAACAGAAACTTCAAAAGTTTATCGAAGAAGGCCATTCGTTCAATGAAATTTATCAGAGAGCAGATCAGATGATTCGTCTGCATCCGCTCGAAGATCGCAATTACCGGAAGGAATTTCAAGATGGAAAGCATGACAAAGAACTGCAGGACAATGATCGTCTGAGATTAGAGCGTTGGGCCTGGTATTGGAGAGATCGATTGAATGAAGACGGAAGTTTTCCAGACCTCCAAGCCCAACTTGAGGTATATAAGAAAGTCAGATCACAATCCAACTATAGAAACAGTCCGGTCTGGAAACATGAGGGACCCATACGAAATACAGGAGGTTATTGGGGAATGGGTAGGACGACGCACATTGATTTTCATCCCAGTCAAAATGCCACATTTTTTGTGGCAGCACCCAATGGTGGATTGTGGAAAACCACAGATGGAGGAAGGAATTACGTTTCACTGGGTGAGGATTTGCCCCAGCAACCGGTCGGTGTAGTGATCGTGGATCCAAAAAATGCGAACAACATTTACATCAGTCTGGGAGAGAAAGAAGGTTGGTGGCAATATGGTTTGGGTGTGTATAAATCCACCGATGGTGGACAAAGTTGGAAAACCACGGGACTTAGTTGGAGACTTACGGAGAACAAGGTATTGTTCAACATGGTGATGAATCCTCGCAATTCAAACATTTTATTTGCAGCGACCAACAATGGACTTTATAAAACATTTAATGGTGGCAATTCCTGGGTGAAAGTTTTGAATGACAATTATTCTGATGTGGTGTTTAAGCCAGGCGATACATCGGTTGTTTATGCGGCAAAGAATGATTACTGGGGAAGTTGTGAAGTGTATAAATCCACCGATGGAGGCAATAATTTTACCCAGGTTTCAAGTTTCAATACCCAAAAGGCTTTTTTGAAATTTGCAGTGACCGAGGCTAGTCCGAATTGGCTGGGTGTGAATGCAAGCCAGGACAATGCCAAAAGGTTTTTCTTATCGACCAATGAGGGCGCAAGTTTCAATTATGTATCTGATCTTCCGGAGAATCTGGTCTTCTTTATTTCCCAAATAAATCCTCAAGTCATGTACACGGGATTTGTCAATGCTTTCAAATCCACCGATGGTGGTAAGACCTGGAATCAGTTGACGCATTGGCATGGTGGAACGCCATATCCGGAAATTCATGCAGATCAAAGATACATGAGCTGTCATCCCAGAAACAAAAATGAAATTTATTTTTGCAATGATGGGGGAGTGTACCGTTACGATGAAAATACAAACCAATGGACAGAGTTGGTGAATAATTTACCGATCACCCAATTCTATAAGATGGCCATTTCAAACACCAATCCACCGAGTATCATTGGAGGCAGCCAGGACAATGGTGGGTTCATCCGAAGATCGAATGGTACCTGGGGAAATACGAATGGAGGGGATGCAATGTGGCAGGAGATCGATCCGACCAATGCCAACATTGGATACACTGAATATTGGGGCGGCACAGCCGTTTATCGCACCACCAATAATTTTTTTAACCTTACTGAAATCAATAAAAACATTCCTGGGGCACCACAAGGCCAATGGGTGACACCTTTTGGATTGAATCCAAAAAATCCAAAAACTTTTATCATTGGATATCACGATGTTTTTGTAAGTTACAACAGGGGAGATCATTTCTCAAAACTGAGCAACAATTTGACCGGAGCAGAGGACAAGGATTTGAGGGTTGTGCGAATCAGTCCTTTGGACACTTTGACCATTCTGGCTGCACAGGCCAACATGGTTTACAGGACCTATGATTATGGCAAAAACTGGCAGAAAACCAACCTCACCCAATCATTTGAAATCACCGATTTGTGTTATCACAGCAAGGACACCAATCGGGTATGGCTATCCAGATCAGGACTTGGAAATGTCAAAGTGATGGAGTCCAAAGACCGCGGACGCACCTGGATAAACGCCACGGGCAATTTTGTCAATACACCGGTGCTGGCACTTTGTTACGACGAAGCGAGCAACATTCTTTTTGCAGGAACTGATATCGGTGTGTTTTACGCAGAGGTAGGAAACTGGAATTGGCAATACTATGGGATAGGCTTACCCAATACCTCTGTGACGGATCTTGACATACACCAAGCCACCAGAAAATTGTATGTTTCTACTTACGGGAGGGGATTTTATTCCATCGATCTTCCGGAGTGCTTTCCATTAAATGTTGAGATAGCTACTCAACTTCCCGATGGTACTTTTACAGGACAAGATTCAATGCAGTTTTGTGTTGGTCAGGACATTGTTTTGAAATGCAATACAGCACTTACTCAAGGCGAGTTTAAATGGACTGGTCCCTTGAATTTGGATACCACCCTCCAACAAAATCAAAGCATATACATTGGTCGTGCTAATTTATCCAGAACAGGAAATTATCATTTGACCTACACTTCCAATAACGGCTGTGTACGCACTGACATGATTTATATTAGGGTCAACAACAACCCGGTAGCCAGAGCGCGTGCTGATTTTCAGATTTTGGATTGTCATCATGATGAGATTACTTTGAGTTCTTCAAACCAGTCAACTGACTTTAGATACCATTGGACTTTCGGAGGCCAATTTCTTTCCGATAGCAATCTGGTAAAAGTAGATCAGGTAGGCTTGTATTACTTAAAATTGACCAATTCCAGAACCTCCTGTTTTGTCCTTGATTCAATTTACATCAGGAAAGTAGAATCCCCTTCATTTAATTTGTTTAAGAAGGATGCCATTTGTTTTGGCGATTCCTCCGGAACATTGGACTGGTCGGTGAATGGCGGCTTGAAACCATTTTCTTTTGCATTTTCTGATGAGCGGCTGAAAAATCAAAAGACCAATCTCAACGCCGGAACCTACCGAATAGAACTAACAGATTCTTTAAATTGCACTGAATTTATTGAGTTTGAAATCCAACAGCCTTCTGCCATCCAGATTCTTGAAAGTATATCGCATGCAAAATCAGGAAATGATGGAAAAATTGTGCTGACAGTTTCGGGTGGAACGCCTCCTTATGTCTTCAAATGGTGGGATGGTCAAAATCAAATAGGAGATCAGTCCACCTTGGAAAATTTATCTCCTGGAATTTACCATTTGGTTTTGATCGATTCCAATCATTGCGAAAGAAATGTTGAATACAATGTCCTGGATGCCAGTTCTACGCAACAACTCGAAGAATTGGCTACTCGGATTTTCCCCAATCCGGCAAAAGACTTTATCAATGTGGATTTAAGCAAGTTGGAATTATCTGGGTTGAGCTATCAGTTGGTCTCGGAAAAAGGAGTAAACGTGTTAAAATCGGGCCTGCTCATTCCATCACAAATCAATCGGATCAATGTTGGCCAACTTTTACCGGGAATATACATTATTCGGATTTTAGGTCCTTTGGGAAGTTATGATTTTAAATTTAGCATAGTCACTTCCAGATAGAATGGTCCATTAAATTTATTGCATGAAAAAAAATACTGTTATTTTAGTCACGGTTTTATTATTGTCGTTCAGCCATTTTCTTATTGCAGGAGAAGGGATGTGGTTACCTCATCTCTTAAAAACCCTTAATGAAAAGGAAATGAAATTAATGGGAATGAAGATGTCTGCTGAAGACATTTATTCCATCAATAAAGGATCACTCAAGGATGCCATCGTACATTTTGGAGGTGGTTGCACCGGAGAAATGATTTCGTCAAGGGGATTGCTTCTCACCAATCATCATTGTGGATACGGTTATATTCAATCTCATTCTACAGTACAGCGAAATCTTTTGAAGGATGGATTTTGGTCGAGCAATCTCAGCGAGGAAATCCCATGCATAGGTCTGAGTGCAACCTTTATTGTAAGAATTGAAGATGTGACTGCTCAAATGCTCAAAGGGATTGATTCAAGCATGAGGGATAATCAAAGGAGATTATTGTACGATCAGAATCAAAATGAACTTTTAAAAAATTTTAAAAAAGAAAGTTATCAGGACCTTGTGATCAGAGGATTTTACCATGGAAACCAGTTTTTTGCTTTTGTGACAGAAACTTACAAAGATGTCCGTCTTGTCGGCACTCCTCCAGAGTCCATCGGAAAATTTGGTGCGGATACCGACAATTGGGTATGGCCCAGACATACAGGTGATTTTTCACTGTTTAGGATTTATGCCAATCACGACAATTTACCGGCTGAATATGCCGAATCAAATAAGCCTTTGGTACCAAGACATTTTTTGCCTGTGTCGATGAGTGGCGTGGAGGAAGGTGATTTTACCATGGTGTTTGGATTTCCGGGAAGGACCAATGAGTACCTGACAGAAGAAGGTGTAAGGCAAATCACTGAAGTGCAAAATCCGGTGAGAATCAAAATAAGGGATGAGGTGTTAAAAATTATGGACAAGTACATGAGGTCGGAAGAAAAAGTAAAAATTCAATACAGTTCCTCCTACGCTGGTATTGCCAATGCCTGGAAAAAGTGGATCGGAGAAAGCCAGGGAGTCAAGTTTACAAAAGGATTGGAGAGAAAGGCCAAATGGGATCGGGAATTTCAAAATAGGGTGGACCAAAATCAGAAATGGGAAAAATACCGCCAACTTATTCCGGAGTTGGATAAAAACTACCGTTTACTGGAACCTCTTGCCCTTGCAAAGGAATATTATGCCGAAGCCTACCAGAGAAATACCCAAATTTACAGTTGTTACAACCGAATTAAGAAATTGTCAGAAGTTTACGAAGGGCGTGGAGAAGAAACTTTTTATAAGCGAAAACAGGAAATGTCAAATCAATTGGATCAATTGTTTAAAGACATGGATTTGCGGATTGAAACCGAAATATTTTCTACGGTCACTCAGATTCTTCATGGTGGAATAACTACTGAGCTTATGATGCCATACCTGCGTGAGCAAATTCTTTTGGCAAATTCTGATTTCGTCCGCTTTGCAGAAAACCTAATAGGTAAAAGTCAGTTTACCTCCGTCGAAAAATTGAATAAACTGAATGCACTTGAATATAAAGATTGGAAGGCTGCAGTTTTGGAGGATCCATTGTGGAAATTTTACCACGAACTAAATTACTTTATAAACTATGGCATTCAGCCACAGGCCACCGTCTTGGAGGAAAATATTTCTGACCTCAGAAGAGTGCATATGGCTGCATTGCTTGAAGTTTTCCCGGAGCGAAAGTTCTATCCGGATGCCAATTCTACTTTACGGGTCACCTATGGCAAAGTAGAAGGATTCAAACCCCGCGACGGAGTTAGCTACAATGCCCAGACGTATTTGGATGGAGTGTTGGAAAAATATGTGCCCGATGATTATGAATTTGATGTGCATCCAAAGTTGATTAAATTATACAAGGATAAAGATTTTGGCAGATATGGAGAAAATGGAAAAATGCCACTGGCATTTATTGGATCCAATCATACCACGGGAGGAAATTCAGGAAGTCCGGCGATTGATGCACATGGCAATTTGATTGGCCTTAATTTTGATCGGGTTTGGGAAGGAACGATGAGTGATGTGAATTATGATGTTTCGATTTGCAGGAACATTATGGTGGATGCGCGATATATATTATTCGTCATTGACAAATTTGCGGGAGCCACTCATTTGGTCGATGAAATGAAATTGGTTTACCCCAAGAAGAGCCGCGCTAAAAATTCTAAAATACCATTAAAGAAAGCTTCCTAGGATAGCCATATTGGCTGAAGGAATTAAATCAATGCATCCATTAAAATGAATAAACTACTTTTTACTCTTCTCCTCCCATCTTTGTTTGTAAGCGTGCTATGGATTGGGGAATTGGCAGCACAATGTGCAGGGTTGGATGCGGATGCAGGACCGGACCAATTTACCTGTGATCCCTTGGATATGATTACCCTCCAGGGAAATGTCAATGGAAATTATACAAAAATCATGTGGACGCCAACTACTGGTCTCAGCAACCCCGTTGTTTTAGATCCAATGGTGACCCACAAATCTCCCGGTAGATATACCTATCGTTTAACCGCAGAAGGGCAAAGCAATGTCAATCTGATCAGCAATGGCGATTTTGAATCGGGTAATTCAGGATTTAGTACCGAATATGCTTTTGGCGCACCGGGAAGTCCTTTTGGTCCCAATAACTACGGCATTGGTTCCAACCCTATGGCATACAACAGTGGATTTAGCCCTTGTGGAGATAACACATCCGGAGGTGGCTTGATGATGATCGTGGATGGATCAACTGCTGCGGGCAGAAGAGTATGGTGTCAGACGGTGCCCGTGGTGGCAGGAAGAGATTATCTTTTTGAGTTTTATGTGATGAGTGTATTTCCTGTTGCACCTGCCCAACTATCCATCAGCGTGAATGGAAATATTATTGCATCCGGTGGTGCGGGTGCAGTTTGCGATTGGATAAGAATTGAAGGCTGCTTTCAAGCCACGAGCGGCTCTGCCCAAATCTGTATTTCTGAAACATCCGGTATTGGTTACGGCAATGATTTTGCTTTGGATGACCTGGCGCTGTTTGAGAAATGCATTGATTTTGATGAAGTCACCGTTGAGATTGTAGACATTCAAGCAATGATTACTGCGCCCAATGTTCCCAGATGTGGTTCGGATCCATTTGATTTGTTTGCGAATGGCTCCTCTTTTGGACCAGGATTTACTTATGAATGGTCAACAGATAGAGGCCGCATCCTTTCTACCAATGGAATGATGGCCAGAGTCAGAGGCTCAGGGACATACACCCTAACCGTCAAATACAAAAATGGCAATACAGAATGTGAGGCAGAAGCTCAATTTGATTTTGAAGCACCCGATGCTTTGGCCGGCAATATTTTGACCAGTGGAAAAGTAAGCTGTGCCGGGGATACCCTCAGTTTAAGAGCCATCATGGCTACGGGAAGCGGTAGCTATAGTTACAATTGGAGCCCGGGCGTCAATGTGATCAGCGGACAGGGAACAGATCTGATTAGGGTTTTATTGCCGGGAAAATACACGGTTACTATTGTGGATGAGCTG
This window of the Saprospiraceae bacterium genome carries:
- the gap gene encoding type I glyceraldehyde-3-phosphate dehydrogenase → MMKKRIAINGFGRIGRLTYRALRHHSQVELVAINDLTDTQTLSHLLKYDTAHRRSNFEVSHGSDFIMAGDHKILAFSQKDPALLPWKDLGIDIVLECTGIYLTAETAGTHLQSGAKRVILSAPPKDDSIPTYVLGVNERQMNANQQIISNASCTTNCLAPVVKFVDETWGLEFANMITIHAYTQDQRLQDAPHKDLRRARAAAQNVIPTSTGANKAVAAVYPAIAGKLMGSSYRVPVITGSLIELFCKIKSNADTEAINAAFKDASENHLKGILRYSTDPLVSSDIIGDPHSAVFDAPLTEYKDGWLKLTAWYDNESGYSHRLADMCTLLAGLI
- a CDS encoding winged helix-turn-helix transcriptional regulator, with product MDLLFKALNDATRRQILDLLKSGELSAGQIADQFNMSKPSVSHHLDLLKNAGLISMERRGQHLIYSLNTSVLEDLLHWIIKLNKQN
- a CDS encoding inorganic diphosphatase, which translates into the protein MSKNQLLISHPWHGIAHAWNGKTIQAVIEIPKSERCKFEIDKTSGLLRLDRVLSASFEYPVNYGFVPQTLEEDGDPLDILVLSKYSLPSLCLVNVRVLGILLMKDRDKLDHKLIGVADKDVTQEHLLSIDDLSVQFKNELLHFFKEYTVLENKKVEVEKIADFETAVQHIGKCIDLYRTSLVKDRDISDLG
- a CDS encoding S46 family peptidase; the encoded protein is MKKNTVILVTVLLLSFSHFLIAGEGMWLPHLLKTLNEKEMKLMGMKMSAEDIYSINKGSLKDAIVHFGGGCTGEMISSRGLLLTNHHCGYGYIQSHSTVQRNLLKDGFWSSNLSEEIPCIGLSATFIVRIEDVTAQMLKGIDSSMRDNQRRLLYDQNQNELLKNFKKESYQDLVIRGFYHGNQFFAFVTETYKDVRLVGTPPESIGKFGADTDNWVWPRHTGDFSLFRIYANHDNLPAEYAESNKPLVPRHFLPVSMSGVEEGDFTMVFGFPGRTNEYLTEEGVRQITEVQNPVRIKIRDEVLKIMDKYMRSEEKVKIQYSSSYAGIANAWKKWIGESQGVKFTKGLERKAKWDREFQNRVDQNQKWEKYRQLIPELDKNYRLLEPLALAKEYYAEAYQRNTQIYSCYNRIKKLSEVYEGRGEETFYKRKQEMSNQLDQLFKDMDLRIETEIFSTVTQILHGGITTELMMPYLREQILLANSDFVRFAENLIGKSQFTSVEKLNKLNALEYKDWKAAVLEDPLWKFYHELNYFINYGIQPQATVLEENISDLRRVHMAALLEVFPERKFYPDANSTLRVTYGKVEGFKPRDGVSYNAQTYLDGVLEKYVPDDYEFDVHPKLIKLYKDKDFGRYGENGKMPLAFIGSNHTTGGNSGSPAIDAHGNLIGLNFDRVWEGTMSDVNYDVSICRNIMVDARYILFVIDKFAGATHLVDEMKLVYPKKSRAKNSKIPLKKAS
- a CDS encoding phosphoglycerate kinase, coding for MKDWNLKSKKVIIRVDFNVPIDASGTITDDTRIVKALSTILTCLDQGARVILMSHLGRPLKSLLPDGSLDKAKFSLRPVAIKLAEILNHKVHFAEDCGGENTQAKLQAMTDGELLLLENTRFYKQEEKGDPAWAESLSKLAEYYINDAFGSAHREHATTATIARYFDKQHKAFGELMRAELDNAAKILVNPQRPLTAILGGAKVSDKIELISHLIDLCDQILIGGGMAYTFFAAQGYEIGKSLCEEDKKDLAMELMSKAKAKGVKLVLPLDSVAADRFSNEANIVVTSDVSIPDQFMGLDIGPRTEKVFGEFILGSKTLIWNGPMGVFEMEKFAHGTETIAQSVAEATYKGCFTLVGGGDSVAAITQFGLEDDVSFVSTGGGAMLELLEGKELPGVSAMNS
- a CDS encoding SdpI family protein yields the protein MKTNLTKEVLMLALCLIPAIYLQTIWAEIPDRVPTHWNIQGEADKWGHKNYLIYLSVGLPLFIYLLLLIIPSIDPRKKISLMGDKYLQLRILLIGLVVGLNLAIVYSAAHQDSLFGSSLLIIITGLFLLAFGNYLKTIRPNYFVGIRTPWTLENETVWKDTHYMSGYVWMGSGALMVLIGLFVEAKYGFPAMMVLLIIMVLYSVIYSYWRFRQLKTVQNQS